The following are from one region of the Pleurodeles waltl isolate 20211129_DDA chromosome 4_1, aPleWal1.hap1.20221129, whole genome shotgun sequence genome:
- the LOC138287304 gene encoding zinc finger protein 624-like: MLARQETQSWEVDKYIPNPETPTKKEESYTCSESFSLSSPLKEHQRTHTRETLFYCTECVKSFSQLAILKEHQRTHTGEKPFRCSECVKSFSLLSHLQRHQRTHTGEEPYHCSACMKSFSRLSHLQQHERTHTGEKPYHCSECVKSFSQLPHLQLHERTHRGEKPYHCNECVKNFSCLSDLQRHHRTHTQEKPYHCNECVKSYNLLSHLQRHQRTHTGKKPYHCSECAKTFRCFSNLQTHQRTHTGEKPFKCSECEKIFNQLSNLQTHLRTHTGEKPFQCNKCVKSFSHLSNLKRHQRTHREKTIPYHCSECGSSFNDSSALRNHQRTHTGEKQFKCTECVKSYSRLSNLHCHQRLHTGENLFYCTECVQSFSQYALLKEHQQIHMGEKPFRCSECVKSFSQSSDLRRHHQTHTGEKPYHCSECVKSFSLLSHLRIHQRTHTGEKPYHCNECVKSFSQLSHLRIHQRTHTGEKPYHCSECVKSFSLLSRLRIHQRTHTGEKPYHCNECVKSFSQLSHLRIHQRTHTGEKPYHCSECVKSFSHLLTLQQHQRTHTGVKPYQCSECGSSFSDASTLRNHQRIHTGEKPFKCSECVKSFTRFSKITNTSANTHHH, from the coding sequence ATGTTGGCCCGTCAGGAAACACAGTCGTGGGAAGTGGACAAATATATACCCAACCCAGAGacaccaaccaagaaagaagaatcaTACACGTGCAGTGAGAGCTTTAGTTTGTCATCACCACTAAAAgagcatcagcgaacacacacaagaGAAACACTGTTCTATTGCACTGAATGTGTGAAAAGCTTTAGTCAATTAGCAATCCTGAAAGAGCATCAGCGAactcacacaggggaaaagccattcagatgcagtgaatgtgtgaagagctttagtctatTATCACACCtacaaagacatcagcgaacacacacaggagaagaaCCATACCACTGCAGTGCATGCATGAAGAGCTTTAGTCGGTTATCACACCTACAGCAACATgaacgaacacacacaggggaaaaaccataccactgcagtgaatgtgtgaagagctttagtcagttacCACACCTACAGCTACATGAGCGAACACACAGAGGAGAAAAACCTTACCATTGTAATGAATGTGTCAAGAACTTTAGCTGTTTATCAGACCTCCAAAGACATCATCGAACACACACACAggagaaaccataccattgcaatgaatgtgtgaagagctataACCTGTTATCACACCTtcaaagacatcagcgaacacacacaggaaaaaaaccataccattgcagtgaatgtgcgaAGACCTTTAGATGTTTTTCAAACTTACAAACACATCAGCGAacgcacacaggggaaaagccattcaagtgcagtgaatgtgaaaaAATCTTTAATCAGTTATCAAATCTGCAAACACATCTAcggacacacacaggggaaaagccattccagTGCAataaatgtgtgaagagctttagtcatttATCAAATCTAAAAAGACACCAGCGAACACACAGGGAAAAAACCataccataccattgcagtgaatgtgggagTAGTTTCAATGACTCTTCCGCATTAAGGAATCATCAGCGAACGCACACAGGAGAAAAACAATTCAAGTGCACTGAATGTGTAAAAAGCTACAGTCGGTTATCAAACCTACATTGTCATCAACGATTGCACACAGGAGAAAATCTGTTCTATTGCACTGAATGTGTGCAAAGCTTTAGTCAATATGCACTCCTAAAAGAGCATCAGCAAATTCACATGGGGGAAAAGCCATTCAGATGCAGTGAATGTGTAAAGAGCTTTAGTCAATCATCAGACCTCCGAAGACATCATCAaacacacactggagaaaaaccataccattgcagtgaatgtgtgaagagctttagtctgtTATCACACCTACgaatacatcagcgaacacacactggggaaaaaccataccattgcaatgaatgtgtgaagagcttcagtcaGTTATCACACCTACgaatacatcagcgaacacacactggggaaaaaccataccattgcagtgaatgtgtgaaaagCTTTAGTCTGTTATCACGCCTACgaatacatcagcgaacacacactggggaaaaaccataccattgcaatgaatgtgtgaagagcttcagtcaGTTATCACACCTAAgaatacatcagcgaacacacactggggaaaaaccataccattgtagtgaatgtgtgaagagctttagtcacttaTTAACCCTGCAacaacatcagcgaacacacaccggGGTAAAGCCATACCAATGCAGTGAGTGTGGAAGTAGCTTTAGTGACGCATCAACATTAAGGAAtcatcagcgaatacacacaggagaaaagccattcaagtgcagtgaatgtgtgaagagctttactcGATTCTCAAAAATTACAaacacatcagcgaacacacaccatCACTGA
- the LOC138286947 gene encoding antifreeze protein Maxi-like, which yields MMEAGVVAASVEAGLVAAWVEAGEVAASVEAVVAASVEAGVVAASVEAGVVAAWVEAGVVAAWVEAGVVAASVEAEVVAASVDAGVVAASVEAGVVAASVEAGVVTALVEAGVVTALVEAGAVAASVEAGVVAASVEAGVAAASVEAGVVASVVVGLAM from the coding sequence ATGATGGAAGCAGGAGTAGTAGCAGCATCGGTGGAAGCAGGATTAGTGGCAGCATGGGTGGAAGCCGGAGAAGTGGCAGCATCGGTGGAAGCTGTAGTGGCAGCATCGGTGGAAGCTGGAGTAGTGGCAGCATCGGTGGAAGCTGGAGTAGTGGCAGCATGGGTGGAAGCAGGAGTAGTGGCAGCATGGGTGGAAGCTGGAGTAGTGGCAGCATCGGTGGAAGCGGAAGTAGTGGCAGCATCGGTGGACGCGGGAGTAGTGGCAGCATCGGTGGAAGCTGGAGTAGTGGCAGCATCGGTGGAAGCGGGAGTAGTGACAGCATTGGTGGAAGCTGGAGTAGTGACAGCATTGGTggaagctggagcagtggcagcatCGGTGGAAGCAGGAGTAGTGGCAGCATCAGTGGAAGCTGGAGTAGCGGCAGCATCGGTGGAAGCTGGAGTAGTGGCATCGGTGGTGGTGGGGCTGGCCATGTAG